The genomic segment TCAGTTGGACCTGGCCGACGGCATGGTTCAGGTACTCGGTAAAGGCAGCAAAACCCGACTGCTGCCAGTGGGTAAAAAAGCGCGTGAAGCACTGGAGCTGTGGCTGCCGCTACGCGCCATGAGCAACCCGACGGACGACGCGGTGTTTGTCAGCCAGCAGGGGCGACGCCTCGGTCCGCGTTCGATTCAACTGCGGGTCAAGGCCGCTGGCGAGCGCGAACTGGGCCAGAATCTGCACCCGCACATGCTGCGACATTCGTTCGCCAGCCACTTGCTCGAATCCTCTCAGGACCTGCGCGGCGTGCAGGAATTGCTCGGGCACTCGGACATCAAGACCACTCAGATCTATACCCATCTGGACTTCCAGCACCTGGCGACGGTCTACGACAGCGCCCACCCACGGGCCAAACGCATGAAAGGCGACGATTGATGACTGTGCAACTGATCACCTTCGACCTCGACGACACGCTGTGGGACACCGCCCCGGTGATCGTCAGCGCCGAAGCGATATTGCGTGAATGGCTGGGCGTTCAGGCGCCGAATCTGGGCGCAGTGCCGGTGGAGCATCTGTGGGCGATTCGCGAGCGGGTGCTGAGCAATGAACCTGGTCTCAAGCATCGCATCAGCGCGCTGCGCCGACGGGTGTTGTTTCATGCACTGGAAGAAGCCGGCTACGATCACGGTCAGGCATCGGATTTGGCCGATCAGGCGTTTGAAGTCTTTTTGCATGCTCGGCATCAGATCGACGTGTTCCCCGAGGTCGTGCCGACCCTGGAAATACTCGCCAACCACTACGCACTGGGCGTGGTTACCAACGGCAACGCCGATGTGCGTCGGCTGGGGCTGGCGGATTACTTCAAGTTTGCGTTGTGCGCTGAAGACATCGGTATCGCCAAACCGGATGCACGCCTGTTCCACGAGGCGCTGCACCGGGGCGCAGCGACGGCTGAGACGGCAGTGCATATCGGTGATCATCCGGGTGATGACATTGCCGGGGCGCAGGAGGCGGGGTTACGGGCCATCTGGTTCAACCCGGCGGGCAAGGCCTGGGAGGCGGACCGACTGCCGGATGCGGAGATTCGCAGCCTGACCGACTTGCCAGCGTTGTTGGCGCGGTGGAATGCCCAGCACTGAGCCCGCTCCCACAGGGGAACAGTGCCCAGCCCTGGGTTTTATTTCACCCATGAAAAAGCCCGCAGCGACGGCGGGCTTTTTCAGCAAGCAAGGGCAGTGGCTCAGATAGGCCGGCTGCCATACTTGTTGTCAGGCTTCTTGGGCGGATCGGCGACCACATTGGCCTCCACTTCCTGCACCTTGCCGCCTTTGGCCAGGAACTCTTCCATGGCCTTGGCCAGGGCATCGCGTTCCTTGTTCTTGGCTTCGACGCTCGGCAGTTCGTCAACCGACACCGCTGCCTTGGCTTTGCCTTTGGCGGTCGGGGCCGGTGTATCGTCACCACCGTCGTCTTCAGCAACGTCTTCCGCTGCTGCTTCCAGGCCTTCTTCGGCCTCGTCTTCGTCGCCTACTTCGAGGTCGTCGTTTTCCAGATCATCGTCGCTCATGTTCTACCTCATGACTTGCGAAAAGCAGATTAGTTATAGCCCAGCTTCGCCATCTGTCGAAGGCTGCCGGAAAAAATTCAACAACCGCTGCTGACCAGCGGCCTATGCCCCTTCACCGTGCACGGTGGCGAGGACTTTACGGGCACCGCCATGATCACGGTGCTCGCCCAGATAAACGCCTTGCCAGGTTCCCAACGCCAGTCGGCCCGCCGAAATCGGCAGACTGAGCTGACAGCCAAGCACGCTGGCCTTGAAGTGCGCCGGGAGGTCGTCCAGGCCTTCGTCGTTATGCTCATAGCCGTCTGATCCTTGTGGGATCAGTCGATTGAAAAATCGTTCGAAGTCGCGACGTACCGCCGGATCGGCGTTCTCGTTGATGGTCAACGACGCCGAGGTATGCTGCAGCCACAAATGCAACAGACCGACCCGGCAAGCCTTGAGTTCAGACAGGCCGGCGAGTAACTCGTCCGTTACCAGATGAAAGCCCCGAGGCCTTGGCCGCAGGGTAATCAGAGTCTGTTGCCACATACAGTTCTCCGCACGTTCGGGGCGCATTCTAGCGCGCTCTGGGAAAAAACAAAGGCCCTAATATTCCTTCAATCATGTAAGCCATTGGCCGTACAAAAACACCTGCTGTAAACGCGACTTAAGCCGTAAGAAAAAACCTTCCAGCCATGCCTTCAGTGACAAACGCCAGACAAAAAAATGCCCGGCAAGCCGGGCAAGTTTTTGGGTACGCGTCTTACAAGTTGTAGCCGCGTTCGTTGTGTTGTGCCAGATCGAGGCCAACCGCCTCTTCTTCATCGGTCACACGCAGCCCCATGACGGCGTCCAGTACCTTGAGGATGATGAACGTGACGATCGCGGTGTAGATCACCGTGAAGCCCACGCCTTTGCATTGAATCCAGACTTGCGCGGCAACATCGGTCACGGTGCCGAAGCCACCCAGGGCCGGTGCGGCGAACACACCGGTCAGGATCGCGCCGAGAATACCGCCGATACCGTGCACGCCGAAGGCGTCCAGGGAGTCGTCGTAGCCGAGTTTGCGTTTCAGGGTGGTGGCGCAGAAGAAGCACACCACGCCTGCGGC from the Pseudomonas sp. N3-W genome contains:
- a CDS encoding HAD family hydrolase, translated to MTVQLITFDLDDTLWDTAPVIVSAEAILREWLGVQAPNLGAVPVEHLWAIRERVLSNEPGLKHRISALRRRVLFHALEEAGYDHGQASDLADQAFEVFLHARHQIDVFPEVVPTLEILANHYALGVVTNGNADVRRLGLADYFKFALCAEDIGIAKPDARLFHEALHRGAATAETAVHIGDHPGDDIAGAQEAGLRAIWFNPAGKAWEADRLPDAEIRSLTDLPALLARWNAQH
- the sutA gene encoding transcriptional regulator SutA, with the protein product MSDDDLENDDLEVGDEDEAEEGLEAAAEDVAEDDGGDDTPAPTAKGKAKAAVSVDELPSVEAKNKERDALAKAMEEFLAKGGKVQEVEANVVADPPKKPDNKYGSRPI
- a CDS encoding secondary thiamine-phosphate synthase enzyme YjbQ, translating into MWQQTLITLRPRPRGFHLVTDELLAGLSELKACRVGLLHLWLQHTSASLTINENADPAVRRDFERFFNRLIPQGSDGYEHNDEGLDDLPAHFKASVLGCQLSLPISAGRLALGTWQGVYLGEHRDHGGARKVLATVHGEGA